The Triticum urartu cultivar G1812 chromosome 6, Tu2.1, whole genome shotgun sequence genome includes the window TATATGTAAGTGGCCGAGAAAATCCATTGGGTTCACTTGAACCGAACGTTTCTATGCTGGCTCCGCCACTAAATTGTAGGCTTTCACCCGAAAATTGTGCATACTAACTGTCAAAATCATCGGTCATAGCAATCTCTACTAGCTGGCTCCTCCCTTCGCCATCTAGCCGCTGAGAGAATCCAAGAACCTTTGGTGCCCTTGGAGAAAACACCAGAAGGAGAATGAGGACCTTGCATCCCGCATCTGGACACTGCAGCGCCACCTTCGATTCCCGTCACCGGTAGAGGGAGGGTGgtggaccccccccccccccccccccccccccccgcccgacCCATTGTGTCAGTGAAGGAGCGACACCACACTATCGATCCCCACCAGGGCAACTCCAACAATCACCGCCACCCCAAATGAGCCGCATCGGCCAGGGCTGCCACCATGTCACGGGAGCAAACAAATCCCGCCAACCACCGTCGACCGAGCGAGTTTCACTCACCGGCGTACCAATTCATGTCGCGAAGGGGCAGGaaggttggggggggggggggcagggcgGCGGTGGGTAGTTGTTGACCCTTGCCACCCCATCACGAGAGAAACTTCCACTCCTTTTTCGAGTGTGATCATTCGGCAACCAGGAGGGTTCTTTTCCAAGTCCATAATACCCCACTATTTGTTTGACTAACCAAGCATAGCGATGATGATGTTCTAAGTCGTCTAAAATTTTCATAAAGCGATTTAGAAATAATAAACTTTCGGCCCAGCTTAAGTATAGAGCAGAACCGCAAGTGCTACGGGCAATCTTATGTATCCGTACTGAAGACAGCTGAAAGCCAGAAGGTACAGACACAGAGCGTGCAGACACAGAGCTGGGCGCTGTACGTCGCTTGAGGAAGCAACGCAAGAGACCGGATTCCATCCTTGGATCCGCCAGTAACCTCGCCTGACCACTCTCGGCAACGTCGATCCTTGGCTTGCTCCGGCCGAGCAAGCAACGCGGCGGATGGAGTAAGTAACCGCGGATACTTGCCGCCTCCGTGCTCCCTCCATGGCACTTGCCGCCGTGCCGCCATGCCCTGCACCTCAAGCAAAGTGGCGCCCCGGCCCTCCTCTAATGCCCCGCCCACTACCGGCcacagcctcctcctcctcttcctcctccagtcgCCACCACGTGCGCTGCCTGCCACCTGCTCCCCGCCTCGCCGGAAGACCATGGCGGTGACTCCGCGCGGCCGGCCGGACTCCAGCCTCGGCCACCGCCGGCCGGTCCTCCTGCTCCTCCTCTTCTTCTGCCTCCTCGCCTTCTTCCCCCGCCGCGGTACGTATCGCATGCCCCCGCCTGATCAGCTAGCCTCTCTGTTGCTGCTTCTCCCGCCATGACTGATTTTTGGTTTCTTGATTGATTGGCAGTCGCGGCTTTCCACTCATTCGTGGGGACGTACGGGGTGAACTACGGCCGGATCGCCGACAACCTGCCGCCGCCGACGGAGGTGGTGAAGCTGCTCCAGATGGCGCGGATCAAGAACGTCCGCATCTTCGACTCGGACCACACCGTGCTGGACGCGTTCCGCAACTCCGGGCTCAACCTCGCCATCGCCATCCCGAACGGCCTCGTCAAGGACATCTCCGCCACCCCGAGCAAGGCCATGGACTGGGTGAACGAGAACGTGCGGCCCTACTACCCGTCCACGCGCATCGTGGCCATCATCGTGGGCAACGAGATCCTGGGCGGGCAGGACACGGGGCTCGCCGAGGCGCTCTTCGGCGCCGTCGTCAACATCCACGACGCGCTCCGCGCGATGCGCCTGTCCGGCAGGATCGAGGTGAACACGCCGCACTCGGAGGCGGTGTTCGGCACCTCGTACCCGCCCTCCGCCGGCACGTTCCGGCCCGACCTCATGCCGTACCTGAAGCCGCTCCTGGACTTCTTCTCCAAGACGGGCGCGCCCTTCTACGTGAACGCGTACCCGTTCCTGGCCTACATGAGCGACCCGGAGCACATCGACGTGAACTACGCGCTGATGAAGCCCAACGCCGGCATCCTGGACCAGAAGACCAACCTCCACTACGACAACATGTTCGAGGCCCAGATCGACGCCACCTACGCCGCGCTGGAGGCCGCCGGGTACAGCGACATGGAGGTGCGCGTGTCGGAGACCGGCTGGGCGTCCGCCGGCGACGCCACGGAGCCCGGCGCCACGCTGGAGAACGCCCGGACCTACAACTTCAACCTGCGGAAGCGGCTGTTCCTGAGGAAGGGGACGCCCTACAGGCCCAAGAGGGTGGTCAAGGCCTTCATCTTCGCGCTCTTCAACGAGGACCTCAAGACCGGCCCCGGGAGCGAGCGCCACTTCGGGCTCTTCAAGCCCGACGGCAGCGTCTCCCTCGACCTCGGCTTCAAGGGCCTCACCTCGTCGTCCTCCTCCATCAAGGGGTGGAAGATCGCGCGCTACTCGGCGACGCTCCTGTCATCTACATTCATTTTCCTAGCATTATCGACCTGATTGATGATTACTGACAAGCATTGACTGCAGGCAGATTAGCAAGCCTGCGTTTACTTAGAACACCAGAACTCGCCCGCATTCTGTAAATTCCACCACGATTGAAAAGAGTGATCCTCTCATGTACATCAAGTCTTCTGTTCTTCAATCTTCGTATACTGTAAATAATTAAGATGCATTTCTGAATGATCATTTGTCAAACCGCGTGCTTCTTCAGAGTTCAGGGAGCTGCTTTCACAACATAAACTTCAAGCGCTCCTTTTTTCTTCCATGATAATTTGACATCTCCTCTTCATCGTGTCATTTTCTCTACTTGTCGATGGAATCTTGTTCCTTCCGCAGTAAGCTTTGCGGAGTCGCTTTCCTACACATGTATGGAATATGGCATCTCTGCTTCGCCACAAGGTTGTTTCCCTATAAACCTCGGGGTAACAAGTCGATGTTCACAAGTTAAGGATTGCTTGCGCAGCATGGAGAACCCATCGTGACCTTCAGCTTGCAGCAGCAGTTGTCCAAGGCGATGGCTAACATTTGAGATCCTTCTGTTCTGCATACCACAGCGATGAACTCAAAAGTTTTCATCGCAATGGCAAGAATTTGCAACAGTGCAATACATGTCTCCGAACGAGTGACTGAAAAAAAAAGGAAAGCAAATACGAACAGGGCTAGTAGAGTAGCAGTAGATTAGATAGATGGGGTGAATCTGGCGTGTGTGTGGTCGAGTGATTGGGGTTCTTCGTGTTTCGCTTTCTGATCCTTGTGCAAAGTTGGGTATCCGGGAAAGAAGAAGATTGAACACTCACGAACTCGAAAGCAGAGGCCGAAAAGTGTCCCAGCTTTGTCGTTGCGCTGTCCACTCACTTTCTATGAACTTCCCAGGATTTTCTCGCCTCGCACCTTTCTATTCGTACGCATGCCGCATCATGCGGGCCAGGTTCCATTATTGCTGACAACaatggccctgtttggatactctaactcagttaaagtttagagttagattctaaccctaAACTAATTCTGAACTAACTCTAGCCAAAAAGGTGTTTGGATGACAGAGTTAGATGGAGCGCGGATACAGCGAGGCGCCTTCACGGACGgtgcgagagggagggagggagaggacgAGAAGCTTCGAGGAAGTAGGGAGGGATCTGCTGCGGCGAGAGCAAGAGAAAAAAGTGTTTTTAGTGGTCTTGAGAAGAACTAACCctaattagcacctcttgggtgggttAGATTTTTTGAATGGGTTAGATGCATCTAACTCAAACTAACCctcctgtttggatatttttgGGTTAGTTGAGTCCAATCTAAtccaaactaactctaacctatggatccaaacagggccaatgGAGCAGAGCAAGCGATCAGGTAAGGCTTGCCAATAATCCTGTACAATAACAAATAGTAAGTGAAAACGGAACTAAGTGTGAAATATAGACATCAGAACACTGAACAGCCGCACTCAAACGTAAACAACCCAAAACAGAACAAAAAAAAGAGACTGGATTCCTATAGATCGGCATTCTTTTTTCTTAAATATGCACGAGTGTGTATTATATATtaaagaagaaaggcaaagagtgCCTCCACCATAGTTTTACAAGAGTTTCGTTACAAACTTTACTCCTCCCTACGCGCCCACCTCTGTAAACTACTGAAGAAGGGGTCTACATTCCTCTTAAACTTGCCGGCTACCGACCATATCATGCCTTCGGACCTCACCCTACTTAGAAGCACATCCATCAAAGGAGATGCTCCGTCGAACACAATAGCGTTTTGATGCTTCCATAGTTCCCAAATTgttaggatgaagatggtatgtAGATCCTTTCGCCACAAGTTGTTAGGCCCTTGCTTATCCCGTAACCATATGCCAAGGGAGTCTTGTGCCGTCGGCGTCCAATCCGGCTTGCCTAGAGCCTCACAGATCACAGCCCATGTTGATCTGGCAAACGCACATGTTAGTAGCACATGGTTGATCGTTTCTTCCTCTTGGTCGCACAGAGGGCATGCGTCTTGATGTGGTAATCCTCTTCGTGCAAGTCGATCCAAGGTCCAACACCGGTCCCGCAATGCGAGCCAACTGAAGAACTTGCAAGTGGATAGGGCCCGAGATGTCCAAGTCAGCTCCGCCATGGGTTCCACAGTTCGGCCCCAAAACCTTGCCGCGTATGCCGACCTCATCGAGTAGCGGCTGTTGGTCTCCCAGGACCAAGAGACAGTGTCCGACACATCGCCTCCGGGTCCCACGTGCTTACTCTTAGCCATAGTGAGAGAAATTCATGTAGTGCCTCTTCCTCAAGCTTCGAGCCAACATCCAATGCCCAAGACCCATCCTCGATGGCTGGGGCAACGAGCCTCGTCGATCTGACGCGCCGAGGTATCATGCCATAGATAGTTGGCGCAAGGTCTTGCACCCTCATACCATCGATCTTCCCAAAAAAGTGTAGTAAGCCCACAATGCGCTTCGCTCCTTGTTGCCGCCTGGAATAGTAGTTTCGCTTCCATTGGAACCCTGATTTTGAAATCACTCCATGGTCTACTTGTGTCCTCCCTTTTTAGCCATGGCCACCTAGCCAAcagttgggtaacgtagtaatttcaaaaaaaaatcctacgcgcatgcaggatcatggtgatgcatagtaacgagatgggagagtgtgtccatgtaccctcgtagaccgaaagcggaagtgttagcacaatgcgtttgatgtagtcgtacgtcttcacgatccgaccgatccaagtaccgaacgcacggcacctctgagttcagcacacgttcagctcgatgacgtcccgcaagctccgattcagcaaagcttcatgggagagtttcgtcagcacgacggtgtgatgacggtgatgatgatgctaccgacgcagggcttcgcctaagcaccgctacgatatgatcaagctagattatggtggaagggggcaccgcacacggctaagagatcaatgatcaattgttgtgtctccaaggagtgcccccctccccgtatataaaggagtggaggagagggagggccggccctctctatggcgtgccctaggggagtcctactcccaccgggagtaggattccccctttcctagtagaactaggagcccttccaagtagtaggagtaggagagaaggaaagggaaaagagaagagaaggaaggagggggcgccgcccctccccctagtccaattcggactaagtATTGGGGGGCGCacagcctctcctctctctttcccctaaagcccaataaggcccatatactccccgacgaattcctgtaactctccggtactccgaaaaatacccgaatcactcggaacctttccgatgtccaaatatagtcgtccaatatatcgatctttacatatcgaccatttcgagactcctcgtcatgtcttcgatctcatccgggactaataactaccttcggtacatcaaaatacaaaaactcataataccgatcatcaccgaactttaagcgtgcggaccctacgggttcgagaactatgtagaaatgacgagacacgtctccgatcaataaccaatagcggaacctggatgctcatattggctcccacatattctacgaagatctttatcggtcaaaccgcataacaacatacgttgttccctttgtcatcggtatgttacttgcccgagattcgatcgtcggtatctcaatacctagttcaatctcgttactgacaagtctctttactcgttccgtaatacatcatcccgcaactaactcattagttacaatgcttgcaaggcttatagtgatgtgcgttaccgagtgggcccagagatacctctccgacaatcggagtgtcaaatcctaatctcgaaatacgccaactcaacaagtaccttcgaagacatctatgagaacctttataatcactcaattacgttgtgacgtttggtagcacagagtgttcctccggtaaacgggacttgcataatctcatagtcataggaacatgtataagtcatgaagaaagcagtagcaacaaactaaacgatcattgtgctaagctaacggaataggtcaagtcaatcacatcattctcctaatgatgtgatcccgtttatcaaatgacaactcatgtctatggttaggaaacataatcatgtttgatcaacgagctagtcaagtagaggcatactagtgacactttgtttgtctatgtattcacacatgtattatgtttccggttaata containing:
- the LOC125517478 gene encoding glucan endo-1,3-beta-glucosidase 14-like, producing MPCTSSKVAPRPSSNAPPTTGHSLLLLFLLQSPPRALPATCSPPRRKTMAVTPRGRPDSSLGHRRPVLLLLLFFCLLAFFPRRVAAFHSFVGTYGVNYGRIADNLPPPTEVVKLLQMARIKNVRIFDSDHTVLDAFRNSGLNLAIAIPNGLVKDISATPSKAMDWVNENVRPYYPSTRIVAIIVGNEILGGQDTGLAEALFGAVVNIHDALRAMRLSGRIEVNTPHSEAVFGTSYPPSAGTFRPDLMPYLKPLLDFFSKTGAPFYVNAYPFLAYMSDPEHIDVNYALMKPNAGILDQKTNLHYDNMFEAQIDATYAALEAAGYSDMEVRVSETGWASAGDATEPGATLENARTYNFNLRKRLFLRKGTPYRPKRVVKAFIFALFNEDLKTGPGSERHFGLFKPDGSVSLDLGFKGLTSSSSSIKGWKIARYSATLLSSTFIFLALST